The following coding sequences lie in one Arachis ipaensis cultivar K30076 chromosome B03, Araip1.1, whole genome shotgun sequence genomic window:
- the LOC107631142 gene encoding putative F-box protein At5g62660, giving the protein MGENGEIFPDDVMIDILKRLPVKSLMRFKCVSKNWANLFRTPHFTAQHLRHSIQNRFLLLQRIQRSPTSPVCSTPTSFCLIGPDLSVHELEFLNFASNGAKIVGSRNGLLCLRHTDHALSICNPATRQVTQVPRTLTDVRTLYYFGFGYSPLVNDYKIVRICVCESYESDDDDDNEGNDGIVVLDDIHVNQVEVYSLASGSWRQVDASNLQNLCLVSNAIAAGGGMFWKATTSSELESSQDPDECLVSFDIGHDIFRLLRGPESHPLPTTYSSTSVLAEYNDKLVMFHQFMMGNFHNFMMVNGESSLIDLWVLDNTHTYAAEGERWIKRYRVGPFSRIVYPISIWRDQIVCHRLLEHVDESESLACSKHSA; this is encoded by the exons ATGGGTGAGAACGGTGAGATTTTTCCTGATGATGTGATGATAGATATTCTGAAAAGGCTTCCAGTGAAATCTTTGATGCGATTCAAGTGTGTCTCAAAGAATTGGGCGAATCTCTTCAGAACCCCTCATTTCACGGCACAGCACCTTCGCCACTCAATTCAGaatcgttttcttcttcttcagagAATTCAACGTTCTCCTACTTCCCCAGTGTGCTCCACTCCAACATCCTTCTGCTTAATTGGACCTGACCTCAGTGTTCACGAGCTTGAATTTCTCAATTTCGCCTCAAATGGCGCCAAGATTGTGGGTTCCCGCAATGGCTTGCTGTGCTTACGTCACACCGATCACGCTCTTTCCATTTGTAATCCAGCAACAAGACAAGTCACACAGGTACCTCGAACCCTAACTGATGTCAGGACTCTTTACTATTTTGGATTTGGCTATAGTCCACTTGTCAATGATTACAAGATAGTGAGAATTTGTGTATGTGAGTCTTATGagtctgatgatgatgatgataatgagggtAATGATGGAATTGTGGTTCTTGATGACATTCATGTTAACCAAGTGGAAGTGTATTCCTTAGCTAGTGGGTCATGGAGACAAGTTGATGCTAGCAATTTGCAAAATTTATGTTTGGTATCGAATGCTATTGCCGCCGGTGGAGGCATGTTTTGGAAGGCCACCACGAGCTCCGAGCTCGAGTCCAGTCAAGATCCTGATGAATGTTTGGTTTCATTCGACATTGGACATGACATTTTTAGGTTGTTAAGAGGTCCTGAATCACACCCTTTGCCCACTACTTACTCCTCTACCTCTGTGCTAGCAGAATACAATGACAAACTTGTTATGTTTCATCAGTTTATGATGGGAAACTTCCATAATTTTATGATGGTAAATGGTGAATCTTCTCTGATTGACTTGTGGGTATTGGATAACACTCATACATATGCAGCTGAAGGGGAGAGATGGATTAAACGATACAGGGTAGGGCCCTTTTCAAGGATAGTATATCCAATAAGTATTTGGAGAGATCAAATTGTTTGCCACCGATTGCTCGAGCATGTTGATGAATCTG AAAGTCTTGCATGTAGCAAACATTCAGCTTGA